The following are encoded in a window of Brevibacillus sp. DP1.3A genomic DNA:
- a CDS encoding MarR family transcriptional regulator has product MKELIKLAKLIRGANVLFSNIAQKELETNELNWQQVLILEFLGNGPKTMGDISKAVDLSNSTTSGLISRLEEENLVRRFRDRSDRRIVWVSLTERLCSA; this is encoded by the coding sequence ATGAAGGAACTGATCAAGCTGGCCAAGCTTATACGGGGAGCCAATGTCTTGTTTTCAAATATTGCACAAAAAGAGCTAGAGACAAATGAACTCAATTGGCAGCAAGTATTGATTCTCGAATTTCTTGGAAACGGGCCAAAAACAATGGGGGACATTAGCAAAGCTGTTGATTTGTCAAACAGCACAACTTCAGGCTTAATTAGTAGGCTGGAGGAGGAAAATTTGGTACGAAGATTCCGAGACCGATCGGATCGCCGAATCGTGTGGGTTTCACTGACAGAGCGATTATGCAGTGCATAA
- a CDS encoding 5'-3' exonuclease H3TH domain-containing protein, with the protein MSNSGKVLLIDGMSFLFRAFYGSAWGGAYRQTSTGVYTNAVYGFTKMMLDYVELTRPTHLVVGWDVASRESLVRSQWYDGYKSNRQAAPDELIPQFDLVKEVTDAFSVPNIGCPGFEGDDVLGTLSTRLSEEGHEVIIATGDYDSLQLVSERVSVKILKNGGKHEHYNPASLLALRGISAEQVVDVKALMGDASDCIPGCPGIGEKTATKLITEHGDLDNLYVNLASCTPKMRSKLEENRDQVYLSRKLATIIRDVPVEYVLEDAVWEYDRQVVQSKFDELEFGRTMAARVG; encoded by the coding sequence GTGAGTAATTCAGGAAAAGTACTGCTCATCGATGGCATGAGCTTTTTATTTCGCGCCTTTTATGGTTCTGCTTGGGGTGGAGCCTATCGCCAGACTTCAACAGGTGTGTACACAAATGCGGTTTATGGATTTACCAAAATGATGCTTGATTACGTAGAGTTGACACGTCCTACTCATCTCGTGGTAGGCTGGGATGTCGCTTCACGCGAGTCTTTGGTGCGTAGTCAATGGTATGACGGCTATAAATCAAATCGTCAAGCGGCACCGGATGAGCTCATTCCACAATTCGATTTGGTGAAAGAAGTAACGGATGCGTTCTCGGTTCCGAACATAGGTTGCCCAGGCTTTGAAGGCGATGATGTATTGGGTACGCTCTCCACACGTCTTTCCGAAGAAGGACACGAGGTTATCATTGCGACAGGTGATTACGATAGCTTGCAGCTCGTATCTGAGCGAGTAAGTGTAAAAATCTTGAAAAATGGTGGCAAACACGAACACTATAATCCAGCGAGCCTCTTGGCATTGCGTGGAATTTCAGCTGAACAAGTCGTTGACGTCAAAGCTTTAATGGGAGATGCATCTGACTGTATTCCAGGCTGCCCAGGAATTGGCGAGAAAACAGCGACAAAACTGATTACCGAGCATGGTGATCTGGACAACCTATATGTAAATCTGGCAAGCTGTACGCCTAAAATGCGCAGCAAGCTGGAAGAAAATCGCGATCAGGTGTACTTGAGCAGAAAGCTGGCTACGATTATCAGGGATGTTCCGGTGGAGTATGTGCTGGAGGATGCCGTGTGGGAATACGATCGTCAAGTCGTTCAGAGCAAATTCGATGAGCTTGAATTCGGTCGTACGATGGCAGCAAGAGTGGGCTAA
- a CDS encoding alpha/beta-type small acid-soluble spore protein produces MANNQGGTNNLVVPQANQALDQLKYEIASEFGVNLGPDTTSRQNGSVGGEITKRLVSFAEQQMAGRQV; encoded by the coding sequence ATGGCTAACAACCAAGGTGGCACCAACAATCTGGTAGTTCCTCAAGCGAACCAAGCTTTGGATCAACTGAAGTATGAGATTGCATCTGAATTCGGTGTAAATCTCGGACCAGACACTACTTCTCGCCAAAACGGTTCTGTTGGTGGCGAAATTACCAAACGTCTGGTGAGCTTTGCTGAGCAACAAATGGCAGGCCGTCAAGTCTAA
- a CDS encoding M23 family metallopeptidase: protein MFKSMVSLMLVTALTLVSGTSIFSQTAEGVYAQTTKQQPAISVTPAKTYPGDVILVRSKEPQTVSLFSQNYRLQKTQDEYARFIPIPFNTKAGTYKVTSADKKLSVSVTIAPKKFEVDKLTVSKQLNKMRQDTNRINADQKKINAARSNSRAIPYFSEPFKQPAVGKLTTPFGYQRVVNGVPANRHSAIDIANKTGTPIWASNHGKVVLADSLYLTGNTIIIDHGLNIFSIYAHLSKLDVKTGQEVKQGQVIGQMGSTGFSTGPHLHYGMLVGNTYVNPQPFFDASPFLWK, encoded by the coding sequence ATGTTCAAATCAATGGTTAGTCTCATGTTGGTCACAGCATTGACGCTCGTCTCTGGGACAAGCATATTCAGCCAGACAGCAGAAGGGGTTTACGCCCAAACAACGAAACAACAACCAGCGATCAGCGTAACACCAGCCAAAACATATCCTGGGGACGTTATTTTAGTACGCAGTAAAGAGCCACAAACCGTATCGCTATTCTCTCAGAACTATCGTTTGCAAAAGACACAGGATGAGTATGCCCGGTTTATCCCGATTCCTTTTAACACGAAAGCGGGCACCTATAAAGTTACATCTGCTGACAAAAAACTTTCCGTATCTGTGACAATCGCACCGAAAAAATTTGAAGTAGACAAGCTCACGGTAAGTAAACAACTCAACAAAATGCGACAGGATACGAATCGAATCAATGCAGATCAAAAAAAGATCAACGCAGCCAGGTCCAACTCGAGAGCGATTCCGTATTTCTCAGAGCCGTTTAAACAGCCAGCAGTCGGAAAATTAACGACTCCATTCGGCTATCAACGCGTAGTAAACGGTGTACCAGCCAACAGGCATTCGGCGATTGACATCGCGAACAAAACAGGAACGCCAATTTGGGCGAGTAACCATGGGAAAGTGGTTCTGGCCGACTCTTTATACTTAACAGGCAATACCATCATCATCGATCACGGGTTAAATATTTTTTCCATATATGCACACTTGTCCAAACTAGATGTCAAGACAGGGCAAGAAGTGAAACAGGGACAGGTGATTGGACAAATGGGTAGCACCGGTTTTTCTACAGGTCCTCACCTTCATTACGGCATGCTAGTGGGTAATACGTATGTAAATCCTCAGCCGTTTTTTGATGCATCACCTTTCCTCTGGAAGTAA
- a CDS encoding GTP pyrophosphokinase family protein, with protein sequence MRVTNVPSKVLNNMVHFLAPYEQAVEELKLKLKGIKYGFLKSGRYSPIEFVVGRVKKVDSLVKKANEKGIDFLGDHWQSDVAKEVQDIAGLRVVCRYVDDVREVLQLLQEREDIVIHDVKDYIAAPKDSGYRSIHMIVSYTVYHGSEKKTLFCEIQIRTLGMNFWATNEHELRYKYSGNIPTDVLEQLHEASVITHQLDVLMNNLRQEILTPAEVDTTLEEKLEEIFSLYVKQDLDSAAALYREHVSGFEEAFADNPKFKMIHDLLGIRLK encoded by the coding sequence ATGAGAGTCACAAATGTGCCAAGCAAAGTGCTCAACAACATGGTTCATTTCTTGGCGCCGTATGAACAGGCAGTTGAAGAGCTAAAGTTAAAACTAAAAGGAATTAAATACGGCTTTCTAAAAAGCGGCCGTTATTCTCCTATTGAATTTGTTGTCGGACGAGTGAAAAAGGTCGACAGTTTAGTAAAAAAGGCGAACGAAAAAGGAATCGACTTTTTGGGAGATCATTGGCAAAGTGACGTCGCCAAGGAAGTCCAGGATATCGCGGGACTTCGAGTCGTATGCCGCTATGTAGACGACGTGCGCGAGGTGCTGCAGTTGTTGCAGGAGCGGGAGGATATCGTCATACACGATGTCAAAGACTACATCGCAGCTCCAAAGGATTCCGGCTACAGAAGTATTCACATGATTGTTTCTTATACGGTCTACCACGGCAGCGAGAAGAAAACACTCTTTTGTGAGATCCAAATCCGTACATTAGGAATGAACTTCTGGGCGACGAATGAACACGAACTGCGCTACAAGTATTCGGGCAACATTCCGACAGATGTGTTGGAGCAGCTTCATGAAGCTTCCGTGATCACGCATCAGCTCGACGTGTTGATGAACAATTTGCGTCAAGAAATTCTCACACCGGCAGAAGTTGATACGACACTGGAAGAAAAATTAGAAGAAATATTTTCCCTGTACGTCAAGCAGGATTTGGATTCTGCTGCAGCCTTGTACAGAGAACATGTCAGTGGTTTCGAAGAGGCTTTTGCGGACAATCCTAAGTTTAAAATGATTCACGATTTGTTGGGGATCCGGTTGAAATAA
- a CDS encoding D-alanyl-D-alanine carboxypeptidase family protein, which yields MRFLLTNLLVVVMVLFNLGMPSAFAEESSSLEPSTLTGQSAILIDATTGQVLFEKNPHEKLYPASITKIATGIYAIEKGNLDDTVTVSKKARREEGTRVYLEEGEQISLRNLLYGLLMNSGNDAGTAIAEHMSQTTERFAVDLNAFLKEKVGVTETNFTNPHGLHDPNHYTTVADMAKISQYAMKNPVFREIVGTKRLPWHGQTWETVLVNHNKLLRDYEGATGIKNGFTDQAMHTLVGSAKRGEMELIAVTMKASTSANAYKDVKKLLDFGFQGFETKPIAKKGDSFSEVAVPGNNSVVTFTAKEDLYATVPKGVEPLVELKADGNLSVQAGKLAVSYPLLRHDPPTPAPSTVFGDSESGNSHPLARYSVLIVWLGMNLFLIVYTFSRAQRNKRIRERSLQRRFY from the coding sequence ATGCGCTTTTTGCTAACGAACCTACTCGTTGTGGTGATGGTTTTGTTCAATCTTGGCATGCCTTCCGCTTTTGCCGAGGAGTCATCAAGCCTGGAGCCTAGCACTCTCACTGGACAATCAGCCATTCTGATTGATGCTACAACGGGACAAGTCTTGTTTGAAAAGAACCCTCATGAGAAGTTGTACCCTGCTAGTATTACAAAAATCGCAACAGGTATTTACGCGATAGAAAAAGGGAATCTGGATGACACTGTCACTGTCTCAAAAAAAGCACGCCGTGAAGAAGGAACACGTGTTTATTTGGAAGAGGGAGAACAGATTTCCCTACGCAATTTGCTGTACGGACTGCTCATGAATTCAGGTAACGACGCTGGTACAGCGATTGCTGAGCATATGAGCCAGACGACAGAGCGTTTTGCAGTGGATTTGAACGCCTTTTTGAAAGAAAAAGTAGGTGTCACCGAAACGAATTTTACCAATCCACACGGACTACATGATCCGAATCATTACACGACTGTTGCGGACATGGCCAAAATTTCGCAGTACGCGATGAAAAACCCCGTTTTCAGGGAAATTGTCGGTACGAAGCGGCTGCCTTGGCATGGACAAACGTGGGAAACGGTATTGGTGAATCACAACAAGCTCCTGCGCGACTACGAAGGTGCGACGGGAATCAAGAACGGTTTTACTGATCAGGCGATGCATACGCTGGTAGGCTCCGCCAAGCGTGGAGAAATGGAGCTCATCGCTGTCACGATGAAGGCCTCTACGAGTGCAAATGCATACAAAGATGTGAAAAAGCTACTGGACTTTGGTTTTCAAGGATTTGAGACCAAACCAATCGCCAAAAAAGGGGATTCTTTTTCAGAAGTAGCTGTTCCTGGCAACAACTCGGTCGTGACTTTTACAGCCAAGGAGGACTTGTATGCGACGGTTCCCAAAGGTGTGGAGCCTTTGGTAGAGCTAAAAGCAGATGGAAACCTGTCTGTCCAGGCTGGCAAGCTAGCCGTCTCGTATCCGTTGCTTCGTCATGATCCGCCTACTCCAGCTCCTTCTACTGTATTTGGGGATTCAGAAAGTGGCAACAGTCATCCACTGGCTCGCTATAGCGTATTAATCGTCTGGTTAGGAATGAACCTTTTCTTAATCGTGTATACGTTTTCCCGTGCACAGAGGAATAAACGAATTCGCGAACGCAGTCTTCAACGGCGGTTCTACTAA
- a CDS encoding glycosyltransferase family A protein → MDNRIYDHPAVSVIIPISDNARNMKKLLSVVKRIDPHTEVIVVCNGVSSQEAMLPNLWGAQVISTGLDVDSHEARAIGCAHARGDVVLFIDERLVMPLLYLKKYVTLVKKGSDVIITTCSDNSVSRRGKRSPRSAYCLLNHLLGQKKMGSASFENIPFALSRNALEAIGSGTLCNPAVALVQASVLGLKITTIAPFASEKHPTATHAIVRKDIRTIYREHAKAIQLLTGGTKLRHADQDGQRHRDLVHSSGVLHLRSVFHLESRVKEGGGWGGKRKAKYARSHKKTQRRAH, encoded by the coding sequence ATGGACAACCGAATCTATGATCACCCTGCCGTGTCCGTCATCATCCCAATAAGTGACAACGCCAGGAATATGAAAAAACTGCTCTCTGTTGTCAAAAGAATAGATCCACACACGGAAGTAATCGTCGTGTGCAATGGAGTGAGCTCTCAAGAAGCTATGCTGCCCAATCTTTGGGGGGCACAAGTCATTTCAACCGGTTTGGATGTAGACAGCCATGAGGCAAGAGCGATCGGGTGTGCTCACGCGAGGGGAGACGTTGTCCTTTTTATCGACGAACGACTCGTCATGCCTCTTTTATACTTGAAGAAATATGTCACGCTGGTCAAAAAGGGATCAGATGTCATTATCACGACATGCTCAGACAACTCGGTATCCAGAAGAGGAAAGCGTTCACCAAGAAGTGCCTATTGCTTGTTGAACCATCTTCTTGGTCAAAAAAAAATGGGCTCCGCTTCCTTTGAAAATATTCCATTTGCCTTGAGCCGAAATGCTCTAGAGGCAATTGGTTCCGGGACTTTATGCAATCCGGCAGTTGCCTTGGTTCAAGCGTCAGTCTTGGGGCTCAAAATAACAACAATTGCCCCGTTTGCCTCGGAAAAACACCCAACAGCCACTCATGCTATCGTGCGAAAAGACATCCGTACGATTTATCGGGAGCATGCGAAGGCAATCCAGTTACTAACGGGTGGAACGAAGCTGCGACACGCAGATCAGGATGGACAACGACACCGCGACTTGGTGCATTCATCAGGTGTTCTGCATTTGCGCTCGGTCTTTCATCTGGAATCGCGCGTAAAGGAGGGCGGTGGATGGGGTGGCAAACGCAAAGCGAAATATGCGAGATCCCACAAAAAAACGCAGAGAAGAGCACATTAA
- a CDS encoding glycosyltransferase family A protein, giving the protein MRDPTKKRREEHINGKEKYQNLNRLSVILSVHHQRTIKKVLKQIEKLRPMEIVLVVDGCPDRSVKKILTYSSCPLTAFVYPFPLGEDVWRAIGAKEATGDVWLFLDADHVVAANDMQSFVRTCYRGADIALRKSMTPLRQPSMEPDTVWFAKTFLNTLVSHHELGTSSMYDLPFAITRQAASIIGVQHLVVPAVAHAIALHNHLRVVPSHYISSAKLTRKRGTQRKNKPSVNQTILGDHLEAMDYVMSLK; this is encoded by the coding sequence ATGCGAGATCCCACAAAAAAACGCAGAGAAGAGCACATTAATGGTAAAGAAAAATACCAGAACTTAAATCGATTAAGTGTCATCCTCTCTGTTCACCACCAGCGGACGATCAAAAAAGTACTCAAACAAATTGAGAAGCTCAGGCCCATGGAAATCGTACTCGTTGTGGATGGCTGCCCGGATCGATCGGTGAAAAAGATACTCACCTATTCCTCGTGTCCACTCACAGCGTTTGTGTACCCGTTTCCTTTAGGGGAAGATGTATGGAGAGCAATAGGTGCCAAGGAGGCCACAGGAGATGTGTGGTTGTTTCTCGATGCGGATCACGTGGTGGCTGCAAATGACATGCAGTCCTTTGTCAGAACGTGTTACCGGGGAGCAGACATCGCCTTGAGAAAGAGTATGACGCCACTTCGACAACCATCAATGGAACCGGATACGGTTTGGTTTGCGAAGACATTTCTCAATACCTTGGTTTCGCACCATGAACTAGGAACTTCCTCGATGTACGATTTACCTTTTGCCATTACGCGACAAGCCGCTTCAATTATCGGCGTTCAACATTTGGTCGTACCTGCCGTTGCGCACGCCATTGCTCTACACAATCATTTGCGAGTCGTGCCATCTCATTACATTTCGTCAGCAAAGCTTACGAGAAAAAGAGGGACACAAAGAAAGAATAAACCGAGCGTTAACCAGACGATCCTGGGAGATCACCTGGAAGCAATGGATTACGTGATGTCCCTCAAATGA
- the deoD gene encoding purine-nucleoside phosphorylase yields the protein MSIHIGAQQGQIAETILLPGDPLRAKYIAETFLEGAECYNNVRGMLGFTGTYKGKRVSVQGTGMGVPSIAIYANELMQSYGVQNLIRVGTCGAIQEDIKVRDVIIGMAASSDSQTNRLLLNQVDFAPTANFDLLHKAYQAATERNLSVKVGNIFTSDSFYRENLDLYKKLASYQVLAVEMESSALYTLAAKYKRNALSILTVSDHILTGEETSADERQTTFNEMIEVALEAALIK from the coding sequence ATGAGTATTCATATTGGAGCACAGCAAGGTCAAATTGCTGAAACCATCCTACTGCCGGGCGATCCGCTACGGGCCAAATACATTGCTGAAACTTTCCTCGAAGGAGCAGAGTGCTACAACAACGTGCGTGGCATGCTCGGCTTCACAGGTACATACAAAGGTAAGCGCGTTTCTGTACAAGGAACGGGCATGGGAGTTCCTTCTATCGCGATCTACGCAAATGAGCTCATGCAATCTTATGGCGTTCAAAACCTGATCCGCGTAGGCACTTGCGGCGCGATCCAGGAAGACATCAAAGTTCGTGACGTGATTATTGGTATGGCTGCATCATCCGATTCCCAAACAAATCGTCTCCTGCTCAATCAGGTTGATTTTGCTCCTACTGCTAACTTTGATTTGCTGCACAAAGCGTATCAAGCAGCGACAGAGCGCAATCTGTCTGTTAAAGTGGGCAATATCTTTACGAGCGACAGCTTCTATCGCGAGAACTTAGATTTGTACAAAAAATTGGCATCCTATCAAGTGCTTGCTGTTGAAATGGAATCTTCCGCGCTGTACACTTTGGCTGCAAAATACAAGCGCAACGCATTGTCAATCCTCACGGTAAGTGATCACATCCTGACCGGTGAAGAAACTTCCGCTGACGAGCGCCAAACCACCTTCAATGAAATGATTGAAGTGGCGCTGGAAGCAGCTCTGATCAAGTAA
- a CDS encoding DUF4241 domain-containing protein, with protein sequence MKHNCPAFFETAFDEGYTQELDGYLYRLFRQDMGKLQVKTGKIVANDPFVMFETEPFVEVFPKGSFSVQLAIAQVQSLSKDEQTDDALEPDERVALARIVFSEKPVVSWKMAVWAESDVSQLGEGEFFGYGVDAGTGSFMDAEACALLVREMEKDEMFYETLTKKMDQTYKHTRSWGLIDLAEGCNVAMFSTGWGDGSYASYIGYDAEGQIARLVTDFYLLDWMGTAEE encoded by the coding sequence ATGAAACATAATTGCCCTGCCTTTTTTGAAACGGCATTTGACGAAGGGTATACGCAAGAGCTGGACGGCTATTTATATCGGTTGTTCCGCCAAGATATGGGCAAGCTTCAGGTGAAAACTGGAAAAATCGTGGCGAACGATCCGTTTGTCATGTTTGAGACGGAACCGTTTGTAGAGGTTTTCCCAAAGGGGAGCTTCTCCGTACAGCTCGCTATCGCGCAAGTTCAATCCCTGTCAAAGGATGAGCAAACGGATGACGCTCTGGAACCAGATGAACGGGTAGCATTGGCACGGATTGTCTTCTCAGAGAAACCTGTTGTGTCTTGGAAAATGGCTGTTTGGGCGGAGTCAGATGTGTCACAGCTTGGCGAAGGTGAATTTTTTGGCTACGGTGTGGATGCGGGTACAGGCTCGTTCATGGATGCAGAAGCTTGCGCGCTTTTGGTACGAGAAATGGAGAAAGACGAGATGTTCTATGAGACGTTGACGAAGAAAATGGATCAAACGTATAAACACACACGGAGTTGGGGTCTAATAGATTTAGCGGAAGGCTGTAATGTTGCCATGTTTTCAACAGGATGGGGAGACGGCAGCTACGCGAGCTATATTGGTTATGATGCCGAGGGACAAATCGCACGTTTGGTAACAGATTTTTACTTGTTGGATTGGATGGGAACGGCTGAAGAATAG
- a CDS encoding tyrosine-type recombinase/integrase: MKQAMDEFLFYMEVERNVSVNTIRSYAYDLHVFDAFLTRVHGTSELEQIRNSTVRRFIQDQVIEHQTHPRTLQRRISCLKSFSRFCAKENWISNDFMVGIHAPKTDKKVPVYMKLIELQMLFRFLENDQRKLSLRNHLMFKLLATTGMRRQELVDLSWGQIDLEWNSIRIHGKGNKERILPLHPMVIPLIKQYQEHLETFQLHTSEPVFTNYMGQRIDPRGLHRIFKEVLQNAGLPPHRFTLHHLRHTFATLLLRSNDGPSKVDIRTLQELLGHESLATTSVYTHVDLEQKKKAIETLKFES, translated from the coding sequence GTGAAACAAGCGATGGATGAATTCTTGTTTTATATGGAGGTTGAACGCAATGTATCTGTGAATACGATACGTAGTTATGCGTACGATTTACATGTCTTTGACGCTTTTCTAACGAGGGTCCATGGAACATCGGAACTGGAACAAATTCGTAATTCGACGGTTCGGAGGTTCATTCAAGACCAGGTCATTGAGCATCAGACACATCCGCGCACGCTGCAAAGGCGTATTTCCTGCTTAAAATCCTTCAGTCGTTTTTGTGCAAAGGAAAACTGGATATCGAACGATTTTATGGTTGGCATTCATGCACCGAAAACAGACAAAAAAGTACCGGTTTACATGAAGTTAATCGAATTACAGATGCTATTTCGTTTTTTAGAGAATGATCAGCGTAAGTTATCGTTACGGAATCATTTGATGTTTAAGCTATTGGCGACAACCGGGATGCGTCGCCAAGAATTAGTTGATTTGTCTTGGGGGCAAATTGATTTGGAATGGAATTCCATACGGATTCATGGGAAAGGTAATAAAGAACGTATACTCCCGCTGCATCCGATGGTGATTCCATTGATCAAGCAATACCAGGAACACTTGGAAACGTTTCAATTGCATACTTCCGAGCCAGTTTTTACGAATTACATGGGTCAACGGATAGATCCTCGCGGCTTACATCGGATCTTTAAGGAAGTTCTCCAAAATGCAGGCTTACCCCCTCACCGGTTTACACTGCACCATTTGCGACATACCTTCGCGACTCTGCTCTTGCGTTCCAATGACGGGCCTTCAAAGGTAGATATTCGTACTCTACAAGAGCTTCTTGGCCATGAAAGTTTAGCGACTACGTCAGTTTATACCCATGTTGACTTGGAGCAAAAGAAAAAAGCAATCGAGACGCTAAAGTTTGAAAGTTAA